In Calonectris borealis chromosome 20, bCalBor7.hap1.2, whole genome shotgun sequence, a genomic segment contains:
- the LUC7L3 gene encoding luc7-like protein 3 isoform X6, producing MISAAQLLDELMGRDRNLAPDEKRSNVRWDHESVCKYYLCGFCPAELFTNTRSDLGPCEKIHDENLRKQYEKSSRFMKVGYERDFLRYLQSLLAEVERRIRRGHARLALSQNQQSSGGAGPTGKNEEKIQVLTDKIDVLLQQIEELGSEGKVEEAQGMMKLVEQLKEERELLRSTTSTIESFAAQEKQMEVCEVCGAFLIVGDAQSRVDDHLMGKQHMGYAKIKATVEDLKEKLRKRTEEPDRDDRLKKEKQEREEREKEREREREERERKRRREEEEKEKERARDRERRKRSRSRSRHSSRTSDRRCSRSRDHKRSRSRERRRSRSRDRRRSRSHDRSERKHRSRSRDRRRSKSRDRKSYKHRSKSREREQDRKSKEKEKRGSDDKKSSMKSSSREKQSEDTNTDSKESDTKNEVNGTSEDIKSEVQRKYAQMKMELSQVRRHTKAPSEGKDSVVLQNILRTTT from the exons GTTTGTAAATACTACCTTTGTGGCTTTTGCCCAGCTGAATTATTTACAAATACCCGTTCTGATTTAG GTCCTTGTGAAAAAATTCATGATGAAAATCTACGTAAACA gTACGAGAAGAGCTCTCGTTTTATGAAAGTGGGCTATGAAAGAGACTTCTTACGCTATTTACAAAGCTTACTTGCAGAGGTGGAACGCAGGATTCGAAGAGGCCATGCTCGTTTGGCACTGTCACAGAATCAACAGTCTTCTGGG GGAGCAGGACCTACCggtaaaaatgaagagaagattCAGGTGTTAACTGACAAAATTGATGTACTTCTACAACAG ATTGAAGAACTAGGTTCAGAAGGAAAGGTGGAAGAGGCACAAGGAATGATGAAACTTGTTGAACAgttaaaggaagagagagaattgCTGAGGTCTACAACTTCA acaaTTGAGAGCTTTGCAGCCcaagaaaagcaaatggaagTTTGTGAAGTTTGTGGAGCCTTTTTAATTGTAGGAGATGCACAGTCCAGGGTAGATGACCACTTGATGGGAAAGCAGCACATGGGTTATGCCAAAATAAAAGCTACTGTAGAAGATTTAAAA gaaaagttacgaaaaagaacagaagaaccTGACCGTGATGAcaggttaaaaaaagagaaacaagaacgagaagagagagagaaagagagggaacgGGAAAGAGAAGAGCGGGAAAGGAAGAGACGAcgtgaagaagaagaaaaggaaaaagagagggcTCGTGATAGAGAGAGACGTAAAAGGAGTCGTTCACGGAGTAGGCATTCAAGCAGAACATCTGACAGAAGATGCAGCCGTTCACGAGACCACAAAAGAtcaagaagcagagaaagaaggcGAAGCag GAGTCGTGACAGAAGAAGAAGCAGAAGTCATGATagatcagaaagaaaacatagGTCTCGCAGTAGGGACAGGAGACGATCAAAAAGCCGGGATCGGAAATCCTACAAGCACAGaagcaaaagcagagagagagaacaagacAGGAAGTCAAAAGAAAAAG AAAAGAGGGGATCTGATGATAAAAAAAGTAGTATGAAGTCCAGTAGTCGAGAAAAACAGAGTGAAGACACAAATACAGACTCGAAGGAGAGTGATACTAAGAATGAGGTCAATGGGACCAGTGAAGACATTAAATCTGAAG TGCAGCGTAAGTATGCACAGATGAAGATGGAACTAAGCCAAGTAAGAAGACATACTAAAGCACCTTCTGAAGGAAAAGACAGTGTAGTCCTGCAAAACATTTTGAG gACTACTACATGA
- the LUC7L3 gene encoding luc7-like protein 3 isoform X15, with amino-acid sequence MISAAQLLDELMGRDRNLAPDEKRSNVRWDHESVCKYYLCGFCPAELFTNTRSDLGPCEKIHDENLRKQYEKSSRFMKVGYERDFLRYLQSLLAEVERRIRRGHARLALSQNQQSSGGAGPTGKNEEKIQVLTDKIDVLLQQIEELGSEGKVEEAQGMMKLVEQLKEERELLRSTTSTIESFAAQEKQMEVCEVCGAFLIVGDAQSRVDDHLMGKQHMGYAKIKATVEDLKEKLRKRTEEPDRDDRLKKEKQEREEREKEREREREERERKRRREEEEKEKERARDRERRKRSRSRSRHSSRTSDRRCSRSRDHKRSRSRERRRSRSRDRRRSRSHDRSERKHRSRSRDRRRSKSRDRKSYKHRSKSREREQDRKSKEKVQRKYAQMKMELSQVRRHTKAPSEGKDSVVLQNILRTTT; translated from the exons GTTTGTAAATACTACCTTTGTGGCTTTTGCCCAGCTGAATTATTTACAAATACCCGTTCTGATTTAG GTCCTTGTGAAAAAATTCATGATGAAAATCTACGTAAACA gTACGAGAAGAGCTCTCGTTTTATGAAAGTGGGCTATGAAAGAGACTTCTTACGCTATTTACAAAGCTTACTTGCAGAGGTGGAACGCAGGATTCGAAGAGGCCATGCTCGTTTGGCACTGTCACAGAATCAACAGTCTTCTGGG GGAGCAGGACCTACCggtaaaaatgaagagaagattCAGGTGTTAACTGACAAAATTGATGTACTTCTACAACAG ATTGAAGAACTAGGTTCAGAAGGAAAGGTGGAAGAGGCACAAGGAATGATGAAACTTGTTGAACAgttaaaggaagagagagaattgCTGAGGTCTACAACTTCA acaaTTGAGAGCTTTGCAGCCcaagaaaagcaaatggaagTTTGTGAAGTTTGTGGAGCCTTTTTAATTGTAGGAGATGCACAGTCCAGGGTAGATGACCACTTGATGGGAAAGCAGCACATGGGTTATGCCAAAATAAAAGCTACTGTAGAAGATTTAAAA gaaaagttacgaaaaagaacagaagaaccTGACCGTGATGAcaggttaaaaaaagagaaacaagaacgagaagagagagagaaagagagggaacgGGAAAGAGAAGAGCGGGAAAGGAAGAGACGAcgtgaagaagaagaaaaggaaaaagagagggcTCGTGATAGAGAGAGACGTAAAAGGAGTCGTTCACGGAGTAGGCATTCAAGCAGAACATCTGACAGAAGATGCAGCCGTTCACGAGACCACAAAAGAtcaagaagcagagaaagaaggcGAAGCag GAGTCGTGACAGAAGAAGAAGCAGAAGTCATGATagatcagaaagaaaacatagGTCTCGCAGTAGGGACAGGAGACGATCAAAAAGCCGGGATCGGAAATCCTACAAGCACAGaagcaaaagcagagagagagaacaagacAGGAAGTCAAAAGAAAAAG TGCAGCGTAAGTATGCACAGATGAAGATGGAACTAAGCCAAGTAAGAAGACATACTAAAGCACCTTCTGAAGGAAAAGACAGTGTAGTCCTGCAAAACATTTTGAG gACTACTACATGA
- the LUC7L3 gene encoding luc7-like protein 3 isoform X13 translates to MISAAQLLDELMGRDRNLAPDEKRSNVRWDHESVCKYYLCGFCPAELFTNTRSDLGPCEKIHDENLRKQYEKSSRFMKVGYERDFLRYLQSLLAEVERRIRRGHARLALSQNQQSSGGAGPTGKNEEKIQVLTDKIDVLLQQIEELGSEGKVEEAQGMMKLVEQLKEERELLRSTTSNIFLLQTIESFAAQEKQMEVCEVCGAFLIVGDAQSRVDDHLMGKQHMGYAKIKATVEDLKEKLRKRTEEPDRDDRLKKEKQEREEREKEREREREERERKRRREEEEKEKERARDRERRKRSRSRSRHSSRTSDRRCSRSRDHKRSRSRERRRSRSRDRRRSRSHDRSERKHRSRSRDRRRSKSRDRKSYKHRSKSREREQDRKSKEKVQRKYAQMKMELSQVRRHTKAPSEGKDSVVLQNILRTTT, encoded by the exons GTTTGTAAATACTACCTTTGTGGCTTTTGCCCAGCTGAATTATTTACAAATACCCGTTCTGATTTAG GTCCTTGTGAAAAAATTCATGATGAAAATCTACGTAAACA gTACGAGAAGAGCTCTCGTTTTATGAAAGTGGGCTATGAAAGAGACTTCTTACGCTATTTACAAAGCTTACTTGCAGAGGTGGAACGCAGGATTCGAAGAGGCCATGCTCGTTTGGCACTGTCACAGAATCAACAGTCTTCTGGG GGAGCAGGACCTACCggtaaaaatgaagagaagattCAGGTGTTAACTGACAAAATTGATGTACTTCTACAACAG ATTGAAGAACTAGGTTCAGAAGGAAAGGTGGAAGAGGCACAAGGAATGATGAAACTTGTTGAACAgttaaaggaagagagagaattgCTGAGGTCTACAACTTCA aatatttttcttttgcagacaaTTGAGAGCTTTGCAGCCcaagaaaagcaaatggaagTTTGTGAAGTTTGTGGAGCCTTTTTAATTGTAGGAGATGCACAGTCCAGGGTAGATGACCACTTGATGGGAAAGCAGCACATGGGTTATGCCAAAATAAAAGCTACTGTAGAAGATTTAAAA gaaaagttacgaaaaagaacagaagaaccTGACCGTGATGAcaggttaaaaaaagagaaacaagaacgagaagagagagagaaagagagggaacgGGAAAGAGAAGAGCGGGAAAGGAAGAGACGAcgtgaagaagaagaaaaggaaaaagagagggcTCGTGATAGAGAGAGACGTAAAAGGAGTCGTTCACGGAGTAGGCATTCAAGCAGAACATCTGACAGAAGATGCAGCCGTTCACGAGACCACAAAAGAtcaagaagcagagaaagaaggcGAAGCag GAGTCGTGACAGAAGAAGAAGCAGAAGTCATGATagatcagaaagaaaacatagGTCTCGCAGTAGGGACAGGAGACGATCAAAAAGCCGGGATCGGAAATCCTACAAGCACAGaagcaaaagcagagagagagaacaagacAGGAAGTCAAAAGAAAAAG TGCAGCGTAAGTATGCACAGATGAAGATGGAACTAAGCCAAGTAAGAAGACATACTAAAGCACCTTCTGAAGGAAAAGACAGTGTAGTCCTGCAAAACATTTTGAG gACTACTACATGA
- the LUC7L3 gene encoding luc7-like protein 3 isoform X4, protein MISAAQLLDELMGRDRNLAPDEKRSNVRWDHESVCKYYLCGFCPAELFTNTRSDLGPCEKIHDENLRKQYEKSSRFMKVGYERDFLRYLQSLLAEVERRIRRGHARLALSQNQQSSGGAGPTGKNEEKIQVLTDKIDVLLQQIEELGSEGKVEEAQGMMKLVEQLKEERELLRSTTSNIFLLQTIESFAAQEKQMEVCEVCGAFLIVGDAQSRVDDHLMGKQHMGYAKIKATVEDLKEKLRKRTEEPDRDDRLKKEKQEREEREKEREREREERERKRRREEEEKEKERARDRERRKRSRSRSRHSSRTSDRRCSRSRDHKRSRSRERRRSRSRDRRRSRSHDRSERKHRSRSRDRRRSKSRDRKSYKHRSKSREREQDRKSKEKEKRGSDDKKSSMKSSSREKQSEDTNTDSKESDTKNEVNGTSEDIKSEVQRKYAQMKMELSQVRRHTKAPSEGKDSVVLQNILRTTT, encoded by the exons GTTTGTAAATACTACCTTTGTGGCTTTTGCCCAGCTGAATTATTTACAAATACCCGTTCTGATTTAG GTCCTTGTGAAAAAATTCATGATGAAAATCTACGTAAACA gTACGAGAAGAGCTCTCGTTTTATGAAAGTGGGCTATGAAAGAGACTTCTTACGCTATTTACAAAGCTTACTTGCAGAGGTGGAACGCAGGATTCGAAGAGGCCATGCTCGTTTGGCACTGTCACAGAATCAACAGTCTTCTGGG GGAGCAGGACCTACCggtaaaaatgaagagaagattCAGGTGTTAACTGACAAAATTGATGTACTTCTACAACAG ATTGAAGAACTAGGTTCAGAAGGAAAGGTGGAAGAGGCACAAGGAATGATGAAACTTGTTGAACAgttaaaggaagagagagaattgCTGAGGTCTACAACTTCA aatatttttcttttgcagacaaTTGAGAGCTTTGCAGCCcaagaaaagcaaatggaagTTTGTGAAGTTTGTGGAGCCTTTTTAATTGTAGGAGATGCACAGTCCAGGGTAGATGACCACTTGATGGGAAAGCAGCACATGGGTTATGCCAAAATAAAAGCTACTGTAGAAGATTTAAAA gaaaagttacgaaaaagaacagaagaaccTGACCGTGATGAcaggttaaaaaaagagaaacaagaacgagaagagagagagaaagagagggaacgGGAAAGAGAAGAGCGGGAAAGGAAGAGACGAcgtgaagaagaagaaaaggaaaaagagagggcTCGTGATAGAGAGAGACGTAAAAGGAGTCGTTCACGGAGTAGGCATTCAAGCAGAACATCTGACAGAAGATGCAGCCGTTCACGAGACCACAAAAGAtcaagaagcagagaaagaaggcGAAGCag GAGTCGTGACAGAAGAAGAAGCAGAAGTCATGATagatcagaaagaaaacatagGTCTCGCAGTAGGGACAGGAGACGATCAAAAAGCCGGGATCGGAAATCCTACAAGCACAGaagcaaaagcagagagagagaacaagacAGGAAGTCAAAAGAAAAAG AAAAGAGGGGATCTGATGATAAAAAAAGTAGTATGAAGTCCAGTAGTCGAGAAAAACAGAGTGAAGACACAAATACAGACTCGAAGGAGAGTGATACTAAGAATGAGGTCAATGGGACCAGTGAAGACATTAAATCTGAAG TGCAGCGTAAGTATGCACAGATGAAGATGGAACTAAGCCAAGTAAGAAGACATACTAAAGCACCTTCTGAAGGAAAAGACAGTGTAGTCCTGCAAAACATTTTGAG gACTACTACATGA
- the LUC7L3 gene encoding luc7-like protein 3 isoform X5 translates to MISAAQLLDELMGRDRNLAPDEKRSNVRWDHESVCKYYLCGFCPAELFTNTRSDLGPCEKIHDENLRKQYEKSSRFMKVGYERDFLRYLQSLLAEVERRIRRGHARLALSQNQQSSGGAGPTGKNEEKIQVLTDKIDVLLQQIEELGSEGKVEEAQGMMKLVEQLKEERELLRSTTSTIESFAAQEKQMEVCEVCGAFLIVGDAQSRVDDHLMGKQHMGYAKIKATVEDLKEKLRKRTEEPDRDDRLKKEKQEREEREKEREREREERERKRRREEEEKEKERARDRERRKRSRSRSRHSSRTSDRRCSRSRDHKRSRSRERRRSRSRDRRRSRSHDRSERKHRSRSRDRRRSKSRDRKSYKHRSKSREREQDRKSKEKEKRGSDDKKSSMKSSSREKQSEDTNTDSKESDTKNEVNGTSEDIKSEVQRKYAQMKMELSQVRRHTKAPSEGKDSVVLQNILSVGVVSGP, encoded by the exons GTTTGTAAATACTACCTTTGTGGCTTTTGCCCAGCTGAATTATTTACAAATACCCGTTCTGATTTAG GTCCTTGTGAAAAAATTCATGATGAAAATCTACGTAAACA gTACGAGAAGAGCTCTCGTTTTATGAAAGTGGGCTATGAAAGAGACTTCTTACGCTATTTACAAAGCTTACTTGCAGAGGTGGAACGCAGGATTCGAAGAGGCCATGCTCGTTTGGCACTGTCACAGAATCAACAGTCTTCTGGG GGAGCAGGACCTACCggtaaaaatgaagagaagattCAGGTGTTAACTGACAAAATTGATGTACTTCTACAACAG ATTGAAGAACTAGGTTCAGAAGGAAAGGTGGAAGAGGCACAAGGAATGATGAAACTTGTTGAACAgttaaaggaagagagagaattgCTGAGGTCTACAACTTCA acaaTTGAGAGCTTTGCAGCCcaagaaaagcaaatggaagTTTGTGAAGTTTGTGGAGCCTTTTTAATTGTAGGAGATGCACAGTCCAGGGTAGATGACCACTTGATGGGAAAGCAGCACATGGGTTATGCCAAAATAAAAGCTACTGTAGAAGATTTAAAA gaaaagttacgaaaaagaacagaagaaccTGACCGTGATGAcaggttaaaaaaagagaaacaagaacgagaagagagagagaaagagagggaacgGGAAAGAGAAGAGCGGGAAAGGAAGAGACGAcgtgaagaagaagaaaaggaaaaagagagggcTCGTGATAGAGAGAGACGTAAAAGGAGTCGTTCACGGAGTAGGCATTCAAGCAGAACATCTGACAGAAGATGCAGCCGTTCACGAGACCACAAAAGAtcaagaagcagagaaagaaggcGAAGCag GAGTCGTGACAGAAGAAGAAGCAGAAGTCATGATagatcagaaagaaaacatagGTCTCGCAGTAGGGACAGGAGACGATCAAAAAGCCGGGATCGGAAATCCTACAAGCACAGaagcaaaagcagagagagagaacaagacAGGAAGTCAAAAGAAAAAG AAAAGAGGGGATCTGATGATAAAAAAAGTAGTATGAAGTCCAGTAGTCGAGAAAAACAGAGTGAAGACACAAATACAGACTCGAAGGAGAGTGATACTAAGAATGAGGTCAATGGGACCAGTGAAGACATTAAATCTGAAG TGCAGCGTAAGTATGCACAGATGAAGATGGAACTAAGCCAAGTAAGAAGACATACTAAAGCACCTTCTGAAGGAAAAGACAGTGTAGTCCTGCAAAACATTTTGAG CGTTGGTGTTGTGAGCGGCCCATGA
- the LUC7L3 gene encoding luc7-like protein 3 isoform X12 has product MISAAQLLDELMGRDRNLAPDEKRSNVRWDHESVCKYYLCGFCPAELFTNTRSDLGPCEKIHDENLRKQYEKSSRFMKVGYERDFLRYLQSLLAEVERRIRRGHARLALSQNQQSSGGAGPTGKNEEKIQVLTDKIDVLLQQIEELGSEGKVEEAQGMMKLVEQLKEERELLRSTTSNIFLLQTIESFAAQEKQMEVCEVCGAFLIVGDAQSRVDDHLMGKQHMGYAKIKATVEDLKEKLRKRTEEPDRDDRLKKEKQEREEREKEREREREERERKRRREEEEKEKERARDRERRKRSRSRSRHSSRTSDRRCSRSRDHKRSRSRERRRSRSRDRRRSRSHDRSERKHRSRSRDRRRSKSRDRKSYKHRSKSREREQDRKSKEKVQRKYAQMKMELSQVRRHTKAPSEGKDSVVLQNILSVGVVSGP; this is encoded by the exons GTTTGTAAATACTACCTTTGTGGCTTTTGCCCAGCTGAATTATTTACAAATACCCGTTCTGATTTAG GTCCTTGTGAAAAAATTCATGATGAAAATCTACGTAAACA gTACGAGAAGAGCTCTCGTTTTATGAAAGTGGGCTATGAAAGAGACTTCTTACGCTATTTACAAAGCTTACTTGCAGAGGTGGAACGCAGGATTCGAAGAGGCCATGCTCGTTTGGCACTGTCACAGAATCAACAGTCTTCTGGG GGAGCAGGACCTACCggtaaaaatgaagagaagattCAGGTGTTAACTGACAAAATTGATGTACTTCTACAACAG ATTGAAGAACTAGGTTCAGAAGGAAAGGTGGAAGAGGCACAAGGAATGATGAAACTTGTTGAACAgttaaaggaagagagagaattgCTGAGGTCTACAACTTCA aatatttttcttttgcagacaaTTGAGAGCTTTGCAGCCcaagaaaagcaaatggaagTTTGTGAAGTTTGTGGAGCCTTTTTAATTGTAGGAGATGCACAGTCCAGGGTAGATGACCACTTGATGGGAAAGCAGCACATGGGTTATGCCAAAATAAAAGCTACTGTAGAAGATTTAAAA gaaaagttacgaaaaagaacagaagaaccTGACCGTGATGAcaggttaaaaaaagagaaacaagaacgagaagagagagagaaagagagggaacgGGAAAGAGAAGAGCGGGAAAGGAAGAGACGAcgtgaagaagaagaaaaggaaaaagagagggcTCGTGATAGAGAGAGACGTAAAAGGAGTCGTTCACGGAGTAGGCATTCAAGCAGAACATCTGACAGAAGATGCAGCCGTTCACGAGACCACAAAAGAtcaagaagcagagaaagaaggcGAAGCag GAGTCGTGACAGAAGAAGAAGCAGAAGTCATGATagatcagaaagaaaacatagGTCTCGCAGTAGGGACAGGAGACGATCAAAAAGCCGGGATCGGAAATCCTACAAGCACAGaagcaaaagcagagagagagaacaagacAGGAAGTCAAAAGAAAAAG TGCAGCGTAAGTATGCACAGATGAAGATGGAACTAAGCCAAGTAAGAAGACATACTAAAGCACCTTCTGAAGGAAAAGACAGTGTAGTCCTGCAAAACATTTTGAG CGTTGGTGTTGTGAGCGGCCCATGA
- the LUC7L3 gene encoding luc7-like protein 3 isoform X14: MISAAQLLDELMGRDRNLAPDEKRSNVRWDHESVCKYYLCGFCPAELFTNTRSDLGPCEKIHDENLRKQYEKSSRFMKVGYERDFLRYLQSLLAEVERRIRRGHARLALSQNQQSSGGAGPTGKNEEKIQVLTDKIDVLLQQIEELGSEGKVEEAQGMMKLVEQLKEERELLRSTTSTIESFAAQEKQMEVCEVCGAFLIVGDAQSRVDDHLMGKQHMGYAKIKATVEDLKEKLRKRTEEPDRDDRLKKEKQEREEREKEREREREERERKRRREEEEKEKERARDRERRKRSRSRSRHSSRTSDRRCSRSRDHKRSRSRERRRSRSRDRRRSRSHDRSERKHRSRSRDRRRSKSRDRKSYKHRSKSREREQDRKSKEKVQRKYAQMKMELSQVRRHTKAPSEGKDSVVLQNILSVGVVSGP; this comes from the exons GTTTGTAAATACTACCTTTGTGGCTTTTGCCCAGCTGAATTATTTACAAATACCCGTTCTGATTTAG GTCCTTGTGAAAAAATTCATGATGAAAATCTACGTAAACA gTACGAGAAGAGCTCTCGTTTTATGAAAGTGGGCTATGAAAGAGACTTCTTACGCTATTTACAAAGCTTACTTGCAGAGGTGGAACGCAGGATTCGAAGAGGCCATGCTCGTTTGGCACTGTCACAGAATCAACAGTCTTCTGGG GGAGCAGGACCTACCggtaaaaatgaagagaagattCAGGTGTTAACTGACAAAATTGATGTACTTCTACAACAG ATTGAAGAACTAGGTTCAGAAGGAAAGGTGGAAGAGGCACAAGGAATGATGAAACTTGTTGAACAgttaaaggaagagagagaattgCTGAGGTCTACAACTTCA acaaTTGAGAGCTTTGCAGCCcaagaaaagcaaatggaagTTTGTGAAGTTTGTGGAGCCTTTTTAATTGTAGGAGATGCACAGTCCAGGGTAGATGACCACTTGATGGGAAAGCAGCACATGGGTTATGCCAAAATAAAAGCTACTGTAGAAGATTTAAAA gaaaagttacgaaaaagaacagaagaaccTGACCGTGATGAcaggttaaaaaaagagaaacaagaacgagaagagagagagaaagagagggaacgGGAAAGAGAAGAGCGGGAAAGGAAGAGACGAcgtgaagaagaagaaaaggaaaaagagagggcTCGTGATAGAGAGAGACGTAAAAGGAGTCGTTCACGGAGTAGGCATTCAAGCAGAACATCTGACAGAAGATGCAGCCGTTCACGAGACCACAAAAGAtcaagaagcagagaaagaaggcGAAGCag GAGTCGTGACAGAAGAAGAAGCAGAAGTCATGATagatcagaaagaaaacatagGTCTCGCAGTAGGGACAGGAGACGATCAAAAAGCCGGGATCGGAAATCCTACAAGCACAGaagcaaaagcagagagagagaacaagacAGGAAGTCAAAAGAAAAAG TGCAGCGTAAGTATGCACAGATGAAGATGGAACTAAGCCAAGTAAGAAGACATACTAAAGCACCTTCTGAAGGAAAAGACAGTGTAGTCCTGCAAAACATTTTGAG CGTTGGTGTTGTGAGCGGCCCATGA
- the LUC7L3 gene encoding luc7-like protein 3 isoform X3, giving the protein MISAAQLLDELMGRDRNLAPDEKRSNVRWDHESVCKYYLCGFCPAELFTNTRSDLGPCEKIHDENLRKQYEKSSRFMKVGYERDFLRYLQSLLAEVERRIRRGHARLALSQNQQSSGGAGPTGKNEEKIQVLTDKIDVLLQQIEELGSEGKVEEAQGMMKLVEQLKEERELLRSTTSNIFLLQTIESFAAQEKQMEVCEVCGAFLIVGDAQSRVDDHLMGKQHMGYAKIKATVEDLKEKLRKRTEEPDRDDRLKKEKQEREEREKEREREREERERKRRREEEEKEKERARDRERRKRSRSRSRHSSRTSDRRCSRSRDHKRSRSRERRRSRSRDRRRSRSHDRSERKHRSRSRDRRRSKSRDRKSYKHRSKSREREQDRKSKEKEKRGSDDKKSSMKSSSREKQSEDTNTDSKESDTKNEVNGTSEDIKSEVQRKYAQMKMELSQVRRHTKAPSEGKDSVVLQNILSVGVVSGP; this is encoded by the exons GTTTGTAAATACTACCTTTGTGGCTTTTGCCCAGCTGAATTATTTACAAATACCCGTTCTGATTTAG GTCCTTGTGAAAAAATTCATGATGAAAATCTACGTAAACA gTACGAGAAGAGCTCTCGTTTTATGAAAGTGGGCTATGAAAGAGACTTCTTACGCTATTTACAAAGCTTACTTGCAGAGGTGGAACGCAGGATTCGAAGAGGCCATGCTCGTTTGGCACTGTCACAGAATCAACAGTCTTCTGGG GGAGCAGGACCTACCggtaaaaatgaagagaagattCAGGTGTTAACTGACAAAATTGATGTACTTCTACAACAG ATTGAAGAACTAGGTTCAGAAGGAAAGGTGGAAGAGGCACAAGGAATGATGAAACTTGTTGAACAgttaaaggaagagagagaattgCTGAGGTCTACAACTTCA aatatttttcttttgcagacaaTTGAGAGCTTTGCAGCCcaagaaaagcaaatggaagTTTGTGAAGTTTGTGGAGCCTTTTTAATTGTAGGAGATGCACAGTCCAGGGTAGATGACCACTTGATGGGAAAGCAGCACATGGGTTATGCCAAAATAAAAGCTACTGTAGAAGATTTAAAA gaaaagttacgaaaaagaacagaagaaccTGACCGTGATGAcaggttaaaaaaagagaaacaagaacgagaagagagagagaaagagagggaacgGGAAAGAGAAGAGCGGGAAAGGAAGAGACGAcgtgaagaagaagaaaaggaaaaagagagggcTCGTGATAGAGAGAGACGTAAAAGGAGTCGTTCACGGAGTAGGCATTCAAGCAGAACATCTGACAGAAGATGCAGCCGTTCACGAGACCACAAAAGAtcaagaagcagagaaagaaggcGAAGCag GAGTCGTGACAGAAGAAGAAGCAGAAGTCATGATagatcagaaagaaaacatagGTCTCGCAGTAGGGACAGGAGACGATCAAAAAGCCGGGATCGGAAATCCTACAAGCACAGaagcaaaagcagagagagagaacaagacAGGAAGTCAAAAGAAAAAG AAAAGAGGGGATCTGATGATAAAAAAAGTAGTATGAAGTCCAGTAGTCGAGAAAAACAGAGTGAAGACACAAATACAGACTCGAAGGAGAGTGATACTAAGAATGAGGTCAATGGGACCAGTGAAGACATTAAATCTGAAG TGCAGCGTAAGTATGCACAGATGAAGATGGAACTAAGCCAAGTAAGAAGACATACTAAAGCACCTTCTGAAGGAAAAGACAGTGTAGTCCTGCAAAACATTTTGAG CGTTGGTGTTGTGAGCGGCCCATGA